The sequence TGATCATCTCttcatcattgttttttttttctttcttctttcagaGGGAGGAAGAAAGTTTCTATTTATAGTTGCGTGTTGAGAGAGATTCTATAGATGTATTAATGATTCTCGTTCATTGTCAACGTCTTTGTAATCatcatgtcttttttttttgatatcgaCACTGAAGTTgtgtagatttatattatctcCTTCCTTCTAGACTTTTTGTGGATCTGGTGTTTCTCGAGCTCAACCTCAGGATCTGATTGGATCTCCATCTGTTAGGGCTCTTGCTGCTAGAGAGAAGAATAAGATATGAACTACTTCCCAGACGAAGTGATAGAGCACGTCTTCGACTTCGTGACATCTCATAAAGACAGGCACTCAATATCTCTGGTATGCAAATCTTGGTTCAAGATCGAGAGATACAGTAGACAGAACGTGTTCATCGGAAACTGTTACGCCATCAACCCGGAGAGGCTACTAAGGAGGTTTCCTTGTTTCAAGTCCTTAACCTTGAAAGGGAAGCCTCACTTCGCTGACTTCAACTTGGTCCCTCACGGATGGGGAGGCTTTGTGCAGCCTTGGATCGAGGCTTTAGCGAGGAGCCGCGTGGGGCTTGAGGAGCTGAGGTTGAAGAGGATGGTTGTGACTGACGAGAGCTTGGAGCTGCTTTCGCGTTCCTTTGTGAATTTTAAGTCTCTGGTGCTTGTTAGCTGTGAAGGTTTTAGTACTGATGGGCTAGCTTCCATTGCATCCAACTGCAGGTAAAGTTTTGTTGTAATGACGTTTAACttggttctgttttttttttacaaattttgtgTTCTGTGTAGGCATCTTCAGGATCTTGACTTGCAAGAGAATGAAATTGATGACCACAGAGGTCAGTGGCTAAGCTGTTTCCCAGAGACTTACACATCTCTTGTCACGTTGAACTTTGCGTGTCTAGAAGGTGAAACCAATCTGGTGGCATTAGAGAGGCTAGTTGCAAGGTCTCCAAACCTAAGGAGTTTGAAGCTAAACCGTGCAGTGCCGCTTGATGCATTGGCGAGGTTGATGGCGTGTGCGCCGCAGATTGTTGACTTAGGAGTAGGGTCTTATGAGGATGAGCAAGATTCAGAGTCTTGTCTGAAACTCCAGGCCGCTATAAGGAAATGCACATCGTTAAGGAGTTTGTCTGGCTTTTTAGAGGCTGCTCCTCATTGTCTGTCAGCGTTCCACCCTGTATGCCATAACCTCACCTCCTTGAATCTTAGCTATGCAGCTGAGATCCATGGCAGCCATCTCATTAAGCTTATTGAGCATTGCAAGAAGCTCCAACGGTTATGGGTAAGTTGATACTGGTTTCTTTAAAATAAGAAAGATATCCGCATCTAGAAATAGTTGGCTTGTgggtttggttagttcggtttaaTCGGTCTGGTTAGTTCAGTTCGACCTAAATTTTGCTGAATAATTAAGTTTAGTTCGGTATTCAGTTAGTTCGCTTTTGAAAATCTACTGAACTTAATCAAAGTTTTGATTTCAGCtagattttggtttagttttgataaaatttcgataaataaatttggttagttcggtttagGTTTTTGGTATGGcttggttataatttttttatagaaaaccgAAGTAACCGATcgccgaaccaaaccgaaccgaaaatcaacttaaaaaaaaatctaccaaATCAAACTCCTAACCGAAATTGAACCCAAAAATGTGGTTTGGTTCAAGAAATAGCTAGACGATAGTTAAGGTATAGAGAATTAAATTATAGGCGGACACCTGGATGCCGCCTACAGACCGACTTTTGGAAAATCACTGTGAAAAAcgtttctatcatatttgttcagtagaccgatttttagaacactaaTAATCGCCTTTTATGGTTTTCTTGCAGATACTGGATAGTATAGGTGACAAAGGGCTTGAAGTGGTAGCTTCTACATGCAAAGAGTTACAAGAGCTCAGGGTTTTTCCAACTGATTTACAAGGTGGAGGCAACACAGCTGTGACCGAAGATGGTCTAGTTGCCATCTCAGCAGGTTGCCCTAAGCTTCACTCTATTCTCTACTTCTGCCAGCAGATGACAAACGCAGCGCTCATAACCGTCGCCAAGAACTGTCCAAATTTCATCAGGTTCAGACTATGCATCCTCGAGCCACACAAACCCGACCACGTCACATCTCAACCACTAGACGAAGGCTTTGGAGCAATCGTGCAAGCATGCAAGAACTTGAAACGGCTTTCAGTCTCTGGTCTCCTCACAGACCAAGTCTTCCTCTACATTGGGATGTACGCAACTGAGCTTGAGATGCTCTCTATAGCTTTTGCTGGGGATACGGACAAAGGCATGTTGTATGTGTTGAATGGTTGCAAAAagatgaggaagctagagaTTAGGGATAGTCCGTTTGGGGACGCGGCGCTTCTTGCTGATGTGAACAAGTATGAAACAATGCGATCCCTTTGGATGTCGTCATGCGAAGTCACTCTTGGGGGATGCAAAAGGCTTGCACGGAAAGCGCCATGGCTCAATGTAGAGATCATTAACGAGAACGATAATAACCGGATGGAGGAGAATGGATATGAGGGAAGACAGAAGGTGGATAAACTTTATCTCTACCGGACTGTGGTTGGGACAAGGGTTGATGCGCCACCATTTGTGTGGattctctagtttttttttcgttCCGACCAAACATGGAACTGGTTCAATGCTTCTGAGATTCTGATTGGTCGGCTTACGTTCGTGGTCCTTTCCGAAATTAGGtgtactttttttgttttatttaagacGAAAAAACTGATTCTTTTGTTAAAGCCTTTCTGTTTTTCTTTCCTCTTTCGACTTTCCCCTGGTGATTTATTGCTTTTTAGTTATTTCCAATTCTactgcttgtttttttttttaattagtttgttAGATTAAGTAATTAGTAATTACACTAGTTTTTACCTTGCTAGGTTACTAttacaaataaagaaaaaaaatgtacatAATGTTGAACAAGCAATTGTAGTTCTGAATAAGTATCCAAATCCCTTTATCCAATTTGTAGGAAGAGAGTAGGTGATAAAATGATAATGATGTGCCATTGAATTTGCTGTTCTTGAAAGATTATCACGAAGTATAATGCACAGAATGAAATCATTAGTCTATTGCGGGTTTTCGTGATTACTCTAACCTAAACGCCGTTGCTCACTTGAGTGTTTACTTACATGTTTAGTTATTATGCTATTTCATTAAACTACTATTCCTCTTGACAAGTTGATCATCAGTTCATCACCACTGTGTTTTAAATACCTTCTGGAATGCAAAGTGTTACAGGTTCTAATGCAAGAAAATGCATATGACATCTACTTATGCTTTTCCAATATTTCTTGGTAtaaataatacaaatttagttGAAGCCTTTCCAAAGTTCTTGTTTTCAAATACTAGCAttcaaattactaaaaaaaattgCTCTTATACTAATGGTTTCAAATACATGGCTTTATAGACTCATTCCAACACCCAGGTGTAGTACAGTAGTAGTCCTGAACTACACATTAATGTATAGCttgagaaaaagagagagatattGAATCATAGTTTTTTTGGTTAGGTATgtgaaaatgaaaagaaatagtACTCTGCAATCTTAAAAACAACATTCCTCTTACACACAGTAATACACAACATATACTAAGCTATATGTTCTGATGGATTATTTTGATACCCTTATTTGATGATTTGATCACCATATCCTTCCCTCATATGTATGACCGTCAATTTATTCTTCTCATGCCCCTACAGCAGTTGCGTTTGACTGATCCCTACTTGCCATTATGACAAAGATCATTAGTTTCTTGTTaagtttttatatgaaaattgaACCTTTTgcgttttttctttcttttggataattatttttagaatgtGGAAATTAAAGTGCTCTTGTTATTGGTCTGACTTTCTTTTTGGTAAAGGGTTGCCTATTGGTCTGATTCGAAAGAcacaagaattaaaaaaaagtcaacTACAAATGAtaaaggttaaaaaaaaaagagagcgaTATTTTTACTAACGTGAAAAGATGAAAAAGGCCAGATCCAAAAACTTAATCTCAACGCTTCTTCTTGCTTGCCTTTGATGGAGTTACCATCAAATACACAAACGTCACAATAATCGAAAGCACTGAGAATTGAGGTCCAAATCTACCCACCAATCTctgcaaataaaaaaatcacaatcaTCAGATCACAAGATTAACGTAAGTATGAATGTATGATGCTTAAAATCTTCGTAAAGGGTCATGAATCGTATAACATTTGAAAATTTGATGAATGTTAAAATAACTGGTAACATCTATCTTCATAAAGATTTTATTGCAACTTTCACCAAGTCTTCCCCTGTTTATAAACTACGTTAAAGAATGAGAGAAGAGATACTGATTATGACATACCTTTGCCTGAATTTTAGCCACGTTCAAGATGGATTCCACgagaaacagaaaaataaaccaAGTTAGTTAATTACAGAAAACGAGCCAAGAATGTTGATGAatgaagtaattttttttaaacggaaaGACGCattaccaaatcaagcttcttttcAGGGATGGTCTCTGCTAGTACATCTAGAGGCAATATTGGAGTTGAATACGCCTAAGTTGCAAGAAAGATAACAAAATTATAACTACAAGATTCCTTTGGTTTTATTCTGAAGAATCATTACTATAGTCTATAGAAACCAGaagcaaaaataataaaatacctGAAGAACACCCTTAGATGGGACACGGAAAGTAACAACAGCTGGTGAACCATAGAAGAGACCCTTTTTCTTACTCTTCAACTCAAACCAATGTGACAGAACTTGACCACTACACACAAAGAAAACCATATGTTAAtacattttttcttgtttttttttttttgccaaataaattttttcttgttgttgttcGAAATTAATGAGAGACTTCTtgttcaaataaaaaatgagaGAGACTTACACGTCAAGCTTTGCCCATGACTTTGAAGTGTTGCCACTAACAATTTCAAATAGATTTGAATTCCAGGTATCATCTACCAGATTTACATCATATGCTgatctgttaaaaaaaaattacagaatttttaaacaattttatttctaatattGTTTGTAATGAAATTTCAAACCAGGAACGTTCTTTTAAGGGTTCATAATCATCAGATATTATTCAGAAATCCAAATTTGACTTGAATATCAACCTATGGATAAGATTGACGATATTTCTAGGTGTCCCTTGAATATTTGACCAACACGTAGAACATATACAATTTCCAGAAGAATGTGAGAAAACATTCAAAATCCAAGATTCAGAATCTGGTCGATAAAAATATCGATCGGCGAGAGCATGCAAACAAGTTTTGTGAGCCTTAAGAGGATCTAAGAAAGAAAATGGAAGTGAAACTTACGAGGATCCTTGATTGTATATGTCGACGGTGACGAAGACGCGTTGGACTCCTGATTTGATGCTAGAGAGAGACGCCTTCTTGTGAACCACCATGAAAGGGACCTCCGATTCCGAGGTTGCCATTGAAGCCGAAATCAATGCAAGGAATACAAGAGCCGACACAGAACGCTGCTTCCTCATTCCCATCTCCATCTTTTTTCAATTCACCGATGGTCACTCACTTAGTCACGGGAGCTTCTTGTCCTCTATATATATGGAATGGACAAAAACATATGGACaagttataacttataaactaaaacatatgaatatttatattGCCAAAAAtgaaatgtatattttaatgttCTTATATCGACaaacaaatttgtatcaatTATATTAAGTTATACGATTTGATTATAAGTTTCCTTTTGGTTCATGAATCGAACGTGCGACGTGGTCATTTCATGCAGACCTGCACGTTCCTATTTATATATCACAACAATATTTGCAACCTAGTCTCTGTCCGGAATATATCTCAATTCGGCAaccaatacaaaaataaattggaGAATtcctttaattaatttttgcaataaaattctaaaaaaatgattattttgaaacgaaaattttAGTCTACAACAATTAAATTGATATGGAggaatatatacaaaaatacaaatatgaaaatgtgTTTTGGTGTAAAAAATGTGGATCCATCTCTTAAAAACCTAGGCTTCGATTGGTGACTACAAGatgaatagaaaaaaatgaataaaatgaaaaataaaatttcatttgaagaacttaaaaaatttaaaaaaataaaattttttattcattttgttcCTCGTCAAAATTGCAgaggaatatttttctttataaattcatTCATCTTTGAGGAATTTAGAGGAAAAATGTGGGacctattaattaataatttgataaaaaattcaaCCTAATAGATATAAATTTTGAGGAATAGAAAAttcatcataatttttttccttcaacATAGTCACCAATTGGAACctaaataatgtaattaatcTATTGCAACGAAAATTGAACCCGAATGACGAAGTGTCTATCATACACTTTTTTTTACCACTAGAGCAAAAAAACTGTTTTCTTTTCATCTTAAATATCAAGTAAAAACGTAACAAACTAACAATTACACTAGATCTGATGTAGATAAGTACTTCAAGAAAAATCGGTTGAAAGCTATTTCATAAGTTTACCTCAAAGAAGACGTGTGCTGTGTGCACTATATTCTCGGTAAGTTGTTTACAGAACAGTCAAAACTAATGTCTAATTCGGTAGTTGTCACATATGATATTGACCTAATAAACAAATTTCAATGTCTTGCAAGATTCCAGTAACCTTATGGAGTATACATTATAGTGTAGActacatataatataatatatgtactaTGTGTGTATACATGTTGGGTTTTACGTACACATATACATAAAGAAATCTCAAAGTCACAAAATTACATGTTTCGTGTATGTCTCCCACTCTCTATTATTTGGATGAAGGTAAATGTCTGAGATGAGAG is a genomic window of Brassica napus cultivar Da-Ae chromosome A2, Da-Ae, whole genome shotgun sequence containing:
- the LOC106402232 gene encoding uncharacterized protein LOC106402232, yielding MEMGMRKQRSVSALVFLALISASMATSESEVPFMVVHKKASLSSIKSGVQRVFVTVDIYNQGSSSAYDVNLVDDTWNSNLFEIVSGNTSKSWAKLDVGQVLSHWFELKSKKKGLFYGSPAVVTFRVPSKGVLQAYSTPILPLDVLAETIPEKKLDLAKRLVGRFGPQFSVLSIIVTFVYLMVTPSKASKKKR
- the LOC106402220 gene encoding protein AUXIN SIGNALING F-BOX 2; translated protein: MNYFPDEVIEHVFDFVTSHKDRHSISLVCKSWFKIERYSRQNVFIGNCYAINPERLLRRFPCFKSLTLKGKPHFADFNLVPHGWGGFVQPWIEALARSRVGLEELRLKRMVVTDESLELLSRSFVNFKSLVLVSCEGFSTDGLASIASNCRHLQDLDLQENEIDDHRGQWLSCFPETYTSLVTLNFACLEGETNLVALERLVARSPNLRSLKLNRAVPLDALARLMACAPQIVDLGVGSYEDEQDSESCLKLQAAIRKCTSLRSLSGFLEAAPHCLSAFHPVCHNLTSLNLSYAAEIHGSHLIKLIEHCKKLQRLWILDSIGDKGLEVVASTCKELQELRVFPTDLQGGGNTAVTEDGLVAISAGCPKLHSILYFCQQMTNAALITVAKNCPNFIRFRLCILEPHKPDHVTSQPLDEGFGAIVQACKNLKRLSVSGLLTDQVFLYIGMYATELEMLSIAFAGDTDKGMLYVLNGCKKMRKLEIRDSPFGDAALLADVNKYETMRSLWMSSCEVTLGGCKRLARKAPWLNVEIINENDNNRMEENGYEGRQKVDKLYLYRTVVGTRVDAPPFVWIL